A window of the Tursiops truncatus isolate mTurTru1 chromosome 14, mTurTru1.mat.Y, whole genome shotgun sequence genome harbors these coding sequences:
- the ACP1 gene encoding low molecular weight phosphotyrosine protein phosphatase isoform X3: protein MAEQATKSVLFVCLGNICRSPIAEAVFRKLVTDQNISDTWRIDSAATSTYELGNPPDYRGQACMKKHGVPMSHVARQVPYLTLKVHLCVLCCSGSLTVALFLTGTWAGRQIREL, encoded by the exons ATGGCCGAACAGGCGACCAAGTCAGTGCTGTTCGTGTGTCTGG GTAACATCTGTCGATCACCCATCGCAGAAGCAGTTTTCAGGAAACTTGTAACTGATCAAAACATTTCAGATACT TGGAGGATAGACAGTGCAGCAACGTCCACGTATGAACTAGGAAACCCTCCTGATTATCGAGGGCAGGCTTGCATGAAGAAGCATGGTGTCCCCATGAGTCACGTTGCCCGGCAGGTACCGTACTTGACCTTGAAGGTGCACTTGTGTGTTTTGTGTTGCAGTGGGTCATTGACAGTGGCGCTGTTTCTGACTGGAACGTGGGCCGGTCGCCAGATCCGAGAGCTGTGA